One Nonomuraea angiospora DNA segment encodes these proteins:
- a CDS encoding 2-keto-4-pentenoate hydratase, giving the protein MDPRSIGDAATGLLDAYATRTPIAPLTATYADMSVSAAYEIQLAQVETWQAGGARIVGHKVGLTSAVMRRQLGVDQPDYGHLLDGMAYMDGAPIDAARFLQPRVEPEIAFVLKRPLAGPGVTAATAAAAVDFVLPALEIIDSRIADWKITLADTIADNASSGGFVLGNRPTPLADADLALTGCLLHRNGELVQTGAGGAVLGSPLNALVWLANVLGERKVALEAGHVVLPGSVTAAIPVEQGDVVTATFARLGTVTANFRQAS; this is encoded by the coding sequence ATGGACCCTCGTTCCATAGGTGACGCCGCGACCGGGCTGCTGGATGCGTACGCCACGCGGACCCCGATCGCGCCGCTCACCGCGACATACGCCGACATGTCGGTTTCAGCCGCGTACGAGATCCAGCTCGCGCAGGTGGAGACGTGGCAGGCGGGCGGCGCCCGGATCGTGGGGCACAAGGTCGGCCTGACCTCGGCGGTGATGCGCCGCCAGCTCGGCGTGGACCAGCCCGACTACGGTCACCTGCTCGACGGCATGGCGTACATGGACGGCGCCCCCATCGACGCCGCGCGCTTCCTGCAGCCGCGCGTCGAGCCGGAGATCGCCTTCGTCCTCAAGAGGCCGCTGGCGGGGCCGGGCGTCACGGCCGCGACGGCGGCGGCCGCGGTGGACTTCGTGCTGCCCGCCCTGGAGATCATCGACTCGCGCATCGCGGACTGGAAGATCACGCTGGCGGACACCATCGCCGACAACGCCTCCAGCGGCGGGTTCGTGCTCGGCAACCGGCCGACGCCGCTCGCGGACGCCGATCTGGCGCTGACCGGCTGCCTGCTGCACCGCAACGGCGAGCTGGTCCAGACGGGCGCCGGCGGCGCCGTGCTCGGGTCTCCGCTCAACGCGCTGGTGTGGCTGGCGAACGTCCTCGGCGAGCGCAAGGTGGCGCTGGAGGCCGGGCACGTCGTGCTGCCCGGCTCGGTCACCGCGGCCATCCCCGTCGAACAGGGGGACGTCGTGACGGCCACCTTCGCGAGGCTCGGCACCGTCACCGCGAACTTCAGGCAGGCGTCGTGA
- a CDS encoding TetR/AcrR family transcriptional regulator, translated as MSEAARTSTRDIARAAVRAELAQVAFDLFMREGFEKVTINDLAEAAGVSRSTFLRYFGTKEDAVVSALDAQGDRVADALRARPAGEDDWTALRRALDAVIELYHQDPAGTLATTRLIKDTPALCARHREKQHCWWPELARALAERTAAPRSTELVRSVRVAAALDCLNVAVDHWTASDGRLDLVELLDEAFAALAPR; from the coding sequence GTGAGCGAAGCAGCGCGTACGAGCACGCGGGACATCGCACGGGCCGCCGTCCGGGCCGAGCTGGCCCAGGTGGCCTTCGACCTGTTCATGCGCGAGGGCTTCGAGAAGGTCACCATCAACGACCTGGCCGAGGCGGCCGGAGTCTCCCGCAGCACCTTCCTGCGCTACTTCGGCACCAAGGAGGACGCGGTCGTCAGCGCCCTCGACGCCCAGGGCGACAGGGTCGCCGACGCCCTGCGCGCCCGCCCCGCCGGCGAGGACGACTGGACGGCGCTGCGGCGGGCGCTCGACGCCGTCATCGAGCTCTACCACCAGGACCCCGCCGGCACCCTCGCGACGACCCGCCTCATCAAGGACACCCCCGCGCTGTGCGCGCGCCACCGGGAGAAGCAGCACTGCTGGTGGCCCGAGCTGGCCCGGGCCCTGGCCGAGCGCACGGCCGCCCCCCGATCCACGGAGCTGGTCCGGTCGGTGCGGGTGGCCGCCGCCCTCGACTGCCTGAACGTCGCCGTCGACCACTGGACCGCGTCCGACGGCCGGCTCGACCTCGTCGAGCTCCTGGACGAAGCCTTCGCCGCCCTCGCGCCGCGCTGA
- a CDS encoding NADPH-dependent F420 reductase, producing MTQTLGLIGSGMIGGTLARLAVAAGIDVVLSNSRGPESLADLVAELGEHASAATPAEAARAGDLVVATIPLHAYDRLPAADLAGKTVIDTMNYYPDRDGDLPELGGGALTSTALVQRHLAGAHVVKAFNNIDFHRLLTLARPAGAPDRSALPVAGDDEGAKAQVARLLDALGYDAVDVGTIADSWRVQPGTPVYVQPYFPSQLPEGLDLDESLRWFVDTPGVPVPADQVRKLADQAVL from the coding sequence GTGACCCAGACTCTCGGCCTCATCGGCAGCGGCATGATCGGCGGCACGTTGGCCCGCCTCGCCGTCGCCGCCGGCATCGACGTCGTCCTCAGCAACTCGCGCGGGCCGGAATCCCTCGCCGACCTCGTCGCCGAGCTCGGCGAGCACGCGAGCGCGGCCACGCCCGCCGAAGCCGCCCGCGCCGGCGACCTGGTGGTGGCCACCATCCCCTTGCACGCCTACGACCGGCTCCCGGCCGCGGACCTGGCCGGCAAGACCGTCATCGACACGATGAACTACTACCCCGACCGCGACGGCGACCTGCCGGAGCTGGGCGGCGGGGCGCTGACCTCCACCGCCCTGGTGCAGCGGCACCTGGCCGGCGCCCACGTGGTCAAGGCGTTCAACAACATCGACTTCCACCGCCTGCTCACCCTGGCCCGCCCCGCCGGCGCCCCCGACCGCAGCGCCCTGCCCGTCGCGGGTGACGACGAGGGCGCCAAGGCGCAGGTGGCGCGGCTGCTGGACGCGCTCGGCTACGACGCGGTGGACGTCGGCACCATCGCCGACAGCTGGCGCGTCCAGCCCGGCACCCCCGTCTACGTCCAGCCGTACTTCCCGTCGCAGCTGCCCGAGGGGCTGGACCTGGATGAGTCCCTGCGCTGGTTCGTGGACACCCCCGGGGTTCCGGTGCCCGCCGACCAGGTGCGGAAGCTGGCCGACCAGGCCGTCCTCTAG
- a CDS encoding (R)-mandelonitrile lyase has translation MKIVKQPPTAKLPAEWFTGDAWADVILRGEDPSRARANLVRFAPGARTAWHSHGLGQTLYIVEGVALIQSRGGEIVEAHPGDIVHTPPGEEHWHGAAPDRFMIHLAMWEGDDTAWLDHVTDAEYNGPRVSAKR, from the coding sequence ATGAAGATCGTTAAGCAGCCGCCGACCGCCAAGCTGCCCGCCGAGTGGTTCACCGGCGACGCCTGGGCCGACGTGATCCTGCGGGGCGAGGACCCCTCCCGCGCGCGGGCGAACCTCGTCAGGTTCGCGCCCGGCGCCCGTACCGCGTGGCACTCGCACGGACTGGGCCAGACGCTCTACATCGTCGAGGGCGTCGCGCTGATCCAGTCGCGCGGCGGCGAGATCGTCGAGGCCCATCCCGGCGACATCGTCCATACGCCGCCGGGCGAGGAGCACTGGCACGGCGCCGCCCCGGACCGGTTCATGATCCACCTGGCGATGTGGGAGGGCGACGACACCGCCTGGCTGGACCACGTCACCGACGCCGAGTACAACGGCCCGCGCGTCAGCGCGAAGCGCTAG
- a CDS encoding bifunctional 4-hydroxy-2-oxoglutarate aldolase/2-dehydro-3-deoxy-phosphogluconate aldolase: MDAADFFGTHLGRSPILGIFRHLDPVATVAMCERAWAFGVELIEVPVQTPDALPSLRAALEAARANGKSVGAGTVTTAEQLTAVSDLGAAFTVAPGLHPEVMAESLRLGLPHLPGVATSTEIAAALAQGFTWLKAFPAAQLGPDWIKAQLAPFPGVRFVATGGVDAGNAAAFLAAGCRGVAVGSALSDPDALERLRKSTSS; the protein is encoded by the coding sequence ATGGACGCCGCTGACTTCTTCGGCACACACCTCGGCAGGAGCCCGATCCTGGGCATCTTCCGCCATCTCGACCCCGTGGCCACCGTGGCCATGTGCGAGCGCGCCTGGGCGTTCGGGGTCGAGCTCATCGAGGTGCCCGTGCAGACGCCCGACGCGCTGCCGTCGCTGCGCGCGGCGCTGGAGGCCGCCCGGGCCAACGGCAAGAGCGTCGGAGCGGGGACGGTGACCACGGCCGAGCAGCTGACCGCCGTCAGCGACCTGGGCGCCGCCTTCACCGTCGCGCCCGGACTCCACCCCGAGGTCATGGCGGAGTCGCTGCGGCTCGGGCTGCCCCACCTGCCGGGCGTGGCCACCTCCACGGAGATCGCCGCCGCCCTCGCCCAGGGCTTCACCTGGCTGAAGGCGTTCCCCGCCGCGCAGCTCGGGCCCGACTGGATCAAGGCGCAGCTCGCGCCGTTCCCCGGCGTCCGGTTCGTCGCGACCGGGGGTGTCGACGCGGGCAACGCGGCCGCCTTCCTGGCCGCGGGCTGCAGGGGAGTGGCCGTGGGATCGGCGCTGAGCGATCCGGACGCGCTGGAACGGCTGCGCAAGAGCACCAGCTCCTGA
- a CDS encoding IclR family transcriptional regulator: MSQTVARAIDIVGFVSVRHRTLGEIADHLGVHKSTALRLLQTLEEGGFVRRVPGGGYGMGFQLIALGQLALDQVEARSLAHPILHGLSERYGQTVHLGELAGDQVIYVDKIDGRGTVAMGSRIGLPAQPHTAAVAKVILAYQDAASRARVMERITFTRFTPTTITTAEALAAELALTRERGWAEDDGEHEDYINCVALPVFDARGKVTHAISITALRAVVPLEELRGSIDDLRDAAHEISKSLGWGGDRYGRR; the protein is encoded by the coding sequence ATGTCGCAGACCGTCGCACGGGCCATTGACATCGTCGGGTTCGTCTCCGTACGTCACCGCACGCTCGGCGAGATCGCCGATCACCTCGGCGTGCACAAGTCCACCGCGCTGCGCCTGCTGCAGACGCTGGAGGAGGGCGGTTTCGTACGGCGCGTCCCCGGCGGCGGGTACGGCATGGGCTTCCAGCTCATCGCGCTCGGCCAGCTCGCGCTCGACCAGGTGGAGGCCCGCTCGCTCGCGCACCCGATCCTGCACGGCCTGAGCGAGCGCTACGGCCAGACCGTCCACCTGGGAGAGCTGGCCGGTGACCAGGTCATCTACGTGGACAAGATCGACGGCCGGGGCACCGTGGCCATGGGCTCGCGCATCGGGCTGCCCGCCCAGCCGCACACCGCCGCCGTCGCCAAGGTCATCCTCGCCTACCAGGACGCCGCGAGCCGGGCGCGCGTCATGGAGCGCATCACGTTCACCCGCTTCACCCCCACGACGATCACCACCGCCGAGGCGCTCGCGGCCGAGCTCGCCCTGACCAGGGAGCGGGGCTGGGCCGAGGACGACGGCGAGCACGAGGACTACATCAACTGCGTGGCGCTGCCGGTCTTCGACGCCCGGGGCAAGGTCACGCACGCCATCTCGATCACCGCTCTGCGGGCGGTCGTACCACTGGAAGAGCTACGCGGGTCCATCGACGACCTGCGCGACGCGGCCCACGAGATCTCCAAGAGTCTGGGCTGGGGAGGAGACCGCTATGGACGCCGCTGA
- a CDS encoding sugar kinase: MRPADVLAIGETMVMVTPTPGGRLDADSAFILRPGGAESNVAALLARLGHATAWASAVGRDPLGDLVLDALRGHGVDVDLVRRDDERPTAVYFKDPTASGTRVYYYRRGSAASAMTVAEVAGWAARPSRITHISGITAAISPQCLELTRHIVFDRPLGPATVSFDVNHRPSLWKDADAPAVLLELAQRADIVFVGRDEAETLWGTSDAESVRRIIDRPPYLIVKDAAIEAVAFTPEGVHRAPSTPVEVLDAVGAGDAFAAGWLSGFLDGRDELTRLRLGHYAASRVLMSPADLTDLPPAAEIVPLLEQGAYEHVADRRTGH; this comes from the coding sequence ATGAGACCCGCAGACGTGCTCGCGATCGGCGAGACCATGGTGATGGTCACCCCGACGCCGGGCGGCCGCCTCGACGCGGACAGCGCGTTCATCCTGCGCCCCGGCGGCGCGGAGTCGAACGTCGCCGCGCTGCTGGCCCGGCTCGGCCACGCCACGGCCTGGGCGAGCGCCGTCGGCCGCGACCCCCTCGGCGACCTCGTCCTCGACGCGCTGCGCGGCCACGGCGTGGACGTCGATCTGGTCCGCCGCGACGACGAGCGGCCCACCGCCGTGTACTTCAAGGACCCGACCGCCTCGGGCACCCGCGTCTACTACTACCGGCGCGGCTCGGCCGCCTCGGCCATGACCGTGGCCGAGGTCGCGGGCTGGGCTGCCCGGCCGTCCAGGATCACGCACATCTCCGGCATCACCGCGGCCATCTCCCCGCAGTGCCTGGAGCTGACCAGGCACATCGTGTTCGACCGGCCGCTCGGACCGGCCACGGTCAGCTTCGACGTCAACCACCGGCCGAGCCTGTGGAAGGACGCCGACGCGCCGGCCGTGCTCCTGGAGCTCGCCCAGCGCGCCGACATCGTCTTCGTCGGGCGCGACGAGGCGGAGACGCTGTGGGGCACCTCCGACGCCGAGAGCGTGCGCCGGATCATCGACCGGCCCCCGTACCTGATCGTCAAGGACGCCGCGATCGAGGCGGTCGCCTTCACCCCGGAGGGCGTCCACCGAGCGCCGTCGACGCCGGTCGAGGTGCTCGACGCCGTCGGCGCGGGCGACGCCTTCGCGGCCGGCTGGCTGAGCGGGTTCCTCGACGGCCGGGACGAGCTCACGCGCCTGCGGCTGGGACACTACGCGGCCTCCCGCGTCCTGATGTCCCCGGCCGACCTGACCGATCTCCCTCCCGCCGCCGAGATCGTCCCACTGCTCGAACAGGGGGCGTACGAGCATGTCGCAGACCGTCGCACGGGCCATTGA
- a CDS encoding sulfatase family protein, with protein MPPNILLITADDMGGDTPGCFGGPAEVTPTLDRLAAEGTTFGRAHVAIAVCQPSRSAIMTGRWPHRNGAQGFEPIADGVPVLTRVLREAGYMSGILGKVEHLQPVEAFGWDHALGMRELGMGRDPRAYGEASRRFMEEAAARGRPWFLMANAHDPHRPYSGGQDELDRFPAEARASYPAPSKVFGPADDVGGVPGFLPDLPEVAREYREYLSSSRRCDDVVAAVLRALDETGTADDTLVVFLSDNGIAVPFAKANCYLQSSRTPLIVRWPGMTRPGGREDTAFVSMIDLFPTFCAAAGLPGPAGLDGRTLLPLLRGEPQDGREAVFTVFHETAAKGRYEMRCRLDDRFGYIWNEWSDGTREYRAENMTGRTWPAMLAAASGDERLAERARFYRHRTPEELYDLRADLHALADLAGDPDRRKDLDAARQDLLAWMAGTGDPLLDTYRSYLQVNIGA; from the coding sequence ATGCCACCGAACATCCTGCTGATCACCGCGGACGACATGGGCGGCGACACGCCGGGCTGCTTCGGCGGCCCGGCGGAGGTGACCCCCACCCTGGACCGGCTCGCCGCCGAGGGGACGACCTTCGGGCGCGCGCACGTCGCCATCGCGGTGTGCCAGCCCAGCCGCTCGGCGATCATGACCGGTCGCTGGCCGCATCGCAACGGCGCGCAGGGCTTCGAGCCGATCGCCGACGGAGTGCCGGTGCTCACCCGGGTCCTGCGCGAGGCCGGGTACATGTCGGGCATCCTCGGCAAGGTGGAGCATCTGCAGCCGGTGGAGGCGTTCGGCTGGGACCACGCGCTCGGCATGCGCGAGCTGGGGATGGGACGGGATCCGCGCGCCTACGGCGAGGCGTCGCGGCGGTTCATGGAAGAGGCGGCCGCGCGGGGGCGGCCCTGGTTCCTCATGGCCAACGCGCACGACCCGCATCGGCCGTACTCCGGTGGCCAGGACGAGCTGGACCGCTTCCCGGCCGAGGCCAGGGCCTCCTACCCGGCCCCGTCGAAGGTCTTCGGGCCGGCGGACGACGTCGGAGGGGTGCCCGGTTTCCTGCCCGACCTGCCGGAGGTGGCGCGGGAGTACCGCGAGTACCTGAGCTCGTCCCGCCGCTGCGACGACGTGGTCGCCGCGGTGCTGCGCGCGCTGGACGAGACGGGCACGGCAGACGACACCCTGGTGGTGTTCCTGTCGGACAACGGGATCGCCGTGCCGTTCGCCAAGGCGAACTGCTACCTGCAGAGCAGCCGGACCCCGCTGATCGTCCGCTGGCCCGGGATGACCCGCCCGGGCGGGCGCGAGGACACGGCGTTCGTGTCGATGATCGACCTGTTCCCCACGTTCTGCGCGGCGGCGGGCCTGCCCGGACCGGCCGGGCTGGACGGGCGGACCCTGCTTCCCCTGCTGCGCGGGGAGCCCCAGGACGGCCGGGAGGCGGTGTTCACCGTGTTCCACGAGACGGCGGCGAAGGGCCGCTACGAGATGCGGTGCCGGCTGGACGACCGCTTCGGCTACATCTGGAACGAGTGGTCCGACGGCACCCGGGAGTACCGGGCCGAGAACATGACGGGACGCACCTGGCCCGCGATGCTCGCCGCCGCCTCCGGCGACGAGCGGCTCGCCGAGCGCGCCCGCTTCTACCGGCACCGGACACCCGAGGAGCTCTACGACCTGCGGGCCGATCTGCACGCGCTGGCGGACCTGGCCGGCGACCCGGATCGCCGGAAGGACCTCGACGCGGCCCGGCAGGACCTGCTCGCGTGGATGGCCGGGACCGGCGACCCGCTGCTCGACACCTACCGGTCCTACCTCCAGGTGAACATCGGGGCATAG
- a CDS encoding sulfatase family protein → MRVIYIDVDTLRADHTQPYGYRRPTTPNLQALADKGVVFERYYCCDSPCLPSRTALTSGQFGITNGVVGHFGEAARFRLDPGHGNHPERPLLGQRLGEHGYYTAAVSMFAERHRAYYFLGNFRESIRAGNQLNDEDGRDINRVGLDWIRRHAHEDDWYLHLTYWEPHTPYLTEPGWTERAAASGPPPAWPDQEAIDGHAEVYGPRGALDLHYSVLPRSSPVPHNMPEAIRTRADFEHLINGFDGTIMYWDSLFGELLATLEELGIAEETAIIVSADHGESFGENGSYAEHGHANEPVHRVPLVVYWPGVTDDLPEDARRCDALLYNIDLAPTLCDMLDIPIPGGWQGASFADAVRGSEIPSRPYLVLGHGAHTYQRAVRTRDHLYVRTYHPGSFRAEWEQLFDVTADPHLTTDLLEKEPELAAQMRTHLSEWWHTYAGRPGALPDPMQATLQVGPTYYNDPVRYMEHLRATGRAHLADDLAERLSTATGATPVSWHATEAAWTPARHAAWERRIAAAGR, encoded by the coding sequence ATGCGCGTCATCTACATCGACGTCGACACGCTCCGAGCCGACCACACGCAGCCCTACGGCTACCGACGGCCGACCACGCCGAACCTGCAGGCGCTGGCCGACAAGGGCGTGGTGTTCGAGCGTTACTACTGCTGCGACTCGCCCTGCCTGCCCTCGCGCACCGCGCTGACCAGCGGGCAGTTCGGCATCACGAACGGCGTCGTCGGGCACTTCGGCGAGGCCGCCAGGTTCCGCCTCGACCCGGGCCACGGCAACCATCCGGAACGCCCGCTGCTCGGCCAGCGGCTGGGGGAGCACGGCTACTACACGGCAGCCGTGTCGATGTTCGCCGAGCGGCACCGGGCCTACTACTTCCTGGGCAACTTCCGCGAATCGATCCGGGCCGGCAACCAGCTCAACGACGAGGACGGGCGCGACATCAACCGGGTCGGGCTGGACTGGATCCGCCGGCACGCGCACGAGGACGACTGGTACCTGCACCTGACGTACTGGGAGCCGCACACGCCGTACCTGACCGAGCCGGGCTGGACCGAGCGGGCGGCCGCCTCCGGGCCGCCCCCGGCCTGGCCGGACCAGGAGGCCATCGACGGCCACGCGGAGGTCTACGGGCCGCGCGGCGCGCTCGACCTGCACTACTCGGTCCTGCCGCGCAGCTCCCCGGTCCCGCACAACATGCCGGAGGCCATCCGCACCCGCGCCGACTTCGAGCACCTCATCAACGGGTTCGACGGCACGATCATGTACTGGGACAGCCTGTTCGGCGAGCTGCTGGCCACGCTCGAGGAGCTCGGCATCGCCGAGGAGACCGCGATCATCGTCAGCGCCGACCACGGGGAGTCCTTCGGCGAGAACGGCTCCTACGCCGAGCACGGGCACGCCAACGAGCCGGTCCACCGGGTGCCGCTGGTCGTCTACTGGCCGGGCGTCACCGACGACCTGCCCGAGGACGCGCGGCGCTGTGACGCGCTGCTGTACAACATCGACCTCGCGCCCACGCTCTGCGACATGCTGGACATCCCGATCCCGGGCGGGTGGCAGGGCGCCTCGTTCGCCGACGCGGTACGCGGCTCGGAAATCCCGTCGCGCCCGTACCTGGTGCTCGGCCACGGGGCCCACACCTACCAGCGGGCGGTCCGCACCCGCGACCACCTCTACGTGCGCACCTACCATCCGGGCAGCTTCCGCGCCGAGTGGGAGCAGCTCTTCGACGTCACCGCCGACCCCCACCTCACCACCGATCTCCTTGAAAAGGAGCCGGAGCTGGCGGCGCAGATGCGTACGCACCTGTCGGAATGGTGGCACACCTACGCCGGCCGGCCGGGCGCGCTGCCCGACCCCATGCAGGCGACGCTGCAGGTCGGGCCGACCTACTACAACGACCCGGTCCGCTACATGGAGCACCTGCGCGCCACCGGCCGCGCCCACCTCGCGGACGACCTCGCGGAGCGGCTGTCCACCGCCACCGGCGCCACGCCGGTCTCGTGGCACGCCACGGAGGCCGCCTGGACGCCCGCGCGGCACGCCGCGTGGGAACGCAGGATCGCCGCGGCCGGCCGCTGA
- a CDS encoding formylglycine-generating enzyme family protein, which produces MSGCCTPGRPSSGASTPVGPPPQAGRGSGAGMVRLPGGRFRMGSDDAEGFPSDGEGPVRAVELSPFLIDRCAVTNDDFSGFVAETGYVTEAERIGWSYVFVRFLNRDLRRISPRPEVTPWWAAVRGADWRHPEGPGSGLDDRGDHPVVHVSWHDADAYARWAGKRLPTEAEWEYAARGGHDQRRYPWGDELTPGGRHLANIWQGRFPVTNTAEDGYAGTAPAHAFPPNDFGLHNMAGNVWEWCADWWGTDHPAQARNPAGPPSGTDRVTRGGSYLCHASYCNRYRVAARSHNSPDTSGGNTGFRCARDLD; this is translated from the coding sequence ATGAGCGGCTGCTGCACGCCGGGACGTCCGTCGTCCGGCGCGTCCACGCCGGTGGGGCCCCCGCCGCAGGCGGGGCGCGGATCCGGCGCCGGGATGGTGCGGCTGCCCGGCGGGCGCTTCCGGATGGGCAGCGACGACGCCGAGGGCTTCCCCTCCGACGGTGAGGGCCCGGTCCGCGCGGTGGAGCTCTCGCCGTTCCTCATCGACCGCTGCGCAGTGACGAACGATGATTTTTCGGGATTCGTGGCCGAGACGGGCTACGTCACGGAAGCCGAACGGATCGGCTGGTCCTACGTCTTCGTCCGCTTCCTGAACCGGGACCTGCGCCGGATCTCGCCGCGGCCCGAGGTCACCCCGTGGTGGGCGGCCGTCCGGGGAGCGGACTGGCGCCATCCCGAGGGGCCGGGCAGCGGCCTGGACGACCGCGGCGACCATCCGGTCGTCCACGTGTCCTGGCACGACGCGGACGCCTACGCCCGCTGGGCCGGCAAGCGGCTGCCGACCGAGGCGGAGTGGGAGTACGCCGCCCGGGGCGGACACGACCAGCGGCGCTACCCGTGGGGCGACGAGCTCACCCCCGGGGGCCGGCACCTGGCCAACATCTGGCAGGGCCGCTTCCCGGTCACGAACACGGCCGAGGACGGCTACGCCGGGACCGCCCCGGCGCACGCGTTCCCGCCCAACGACTTCGGCCTGCACAACATGGCGGGCAACGTCTGGGAGTGGTGCGCCGACTGGTGGGGCACGGACCACCCCGCGCAGGCGCGGAACCCGGCCGGGCCGCCCTCGGGCACCGACCGCGTGACGCGCGGCGGCTCGTACCTCTGCCACGCCTCCTACTGCAACCGCTACCGGGTCGCCGCCCGCTCGCACAACTCGCCGGACACCTCCGGAGGCAACACCGGCTTCCGCTGCGCCCGCGATCTCGACTGA